In Bacteroidota bacterium, the genomic stretch GATGTTTACACAGCTCTGGGAGTAGCTGCCGGTTTGCTGATCATGCTGATCACTAAAATCCACCTTTTCGATCCGCTGCTGGCCATTATCATGGCCCTGCTCATCCTTAAGGAATCTTATGTCCTGCTGAAAAATGCCTTTTCACCCTTGCTCGACACCTCCCTGCCCGACGAGGAAGTAAAATTAATCACTTCAATTATTAATGAGGAGAATGTGGAGTTTCATCATTTGCGCACCCGCAAAAGCGGGGACTCAAGATTTGTGGATTTCCATATTGAATTGCCTGAAAAGACCTCCCTGAAGGATGCACACGAAAAGTGTGATGAAATTGAAAACTCCATCAAGAACAAACTCGACAATATTGAGATAACCATTCATACAGAGACTCTTGAGGGAGATGATGGAAAATAAGAAAATAAAAAGAACACGTTTTAAATTTTTTTCTACCTTTGCGCCCGAAATTTTTGCTTTAGTGGTGAAAATTTCAGGGAGATTAGTTTTTTTCATAGTAGTTTTTTTAGTTTTGGTTTATAGTACCATCCTTAGGGATGGTACTTTTTTTTACTCTATTCTTTAATCAATTATCCCCGTTTATATTTTATCTTACCCTTTCAAACATTATATTTGTCAATTTTAATTATTTACTAAATTCTTAAAATATTCTTTCAAAGTGTATATTTGCTTTGCCAAAATTTTAGATTTATAAACGATTTTCTATGAACATCGAGCAACACATAAAAATAACAGTGGTAAAGGCTGTTAAAACTCTTTACAATCAAGACATAAACAGCGATATCATTCAAATTCAAAAAACACGTAAGGAATTTACGGGCGACCTGACCCTGGTTGTTTTCCCTTTCCTGCGTCTTTCCAGGAAATCTCCGGATATTACCTGTAATGAAATCGGGAGTTTTTTAAAAGAAGAAATTGACGATATTTTTGATTTTAACGTGATCAAAGGTTTTCTGAACCTGGTCATTAGTCCGAGATACTGGTTATCCTTTTTAAATTTTGCCTATTCCACACCTGATTTTGGTTTTATCGATTCAGAGAATTCCTCCAAAACGGTGATGATTGAATATTCCTCCCCCAATACCAACAAGCCCTTGCACCTGGGGCATATCAGAAATAACCTGATCGGATATTCTGTAGCTTCTATTCTGAAAGCCAATGGTTACAAGGTAATTAAAACAAACCTGGTAAATGACCGGGGTATACATATCTGTAAATCCATGCTTGCCTGGCTAAAATGGGGTAACGGGATTACGCCCGAAAAATCAGGTGTCAAAGGTGATCACCTGGTAGGCGACTATTACGTGAAGTTCGACCAGGAATACAAAAAACAGATTCAGGAGCTTGAAGAAAAAGGGATGAGCAAGGAAGAGGCCGAAAAAAATGCACCGCTTATCAATGAAGCCCAGGAAATGCTCAGGAAATGGGAAGCCAAGGATCCTGAAATAATTGAACTTTGGAAGAAAATGAACCAGTGGGTTTATGAGGGTTTTGATGTCACCTACAAAACACTGGGAGTGGATTTCGACAAGATTTATTATGAATCGCAGACTTATCTGCTTGGAAAATCTCATGTGCTCAAGGGATTAGAAGACGGTGTGCTTTTTCAGAAAGAAGATGGTTCCGTCTGGGCTGACCTCACCGGCGACGGCCTCGACCAGAAGCTGCTTCTCCGTTCCGACGGCACCTCGGTTTATATGACCCAGGACATTGGTACGGCCGAACAACGGTTTAATCAATATCACATGGACCAAATGATCTATGTTGTGGGCAATGAACAGAATTATCATTTTCAGGTACTTA encodes the following:
- the argS gene encoding arginine--tRNA ligase, which translates into the protein MNIEQHIKITVVKAVKTLYNQDINSDIIQIQKTRKEFTGDLTLVVFPFLRLSRKSPDITCNEIGSFLKEEIDDIFDFNVIKGFLNLVISPRYWLSFLNFAYSTPDFGFIDSENSSKTVMIEYSSPNTNKPLHLGHIRNNLIGYSVASILKANGYKVIKTNLVNDRGIHICKSMLAWLKWGNGITPEKSGVKGDHLVGDYYVKFDQEYKKQIQELEEKGMSKEEAEKNAPLINEAQEMLRKWEAKDPEIIELWKKMNQWVYEGFDVTYKTLGVDFDKIYYESQTYLLGKSHVLKGLEDGVLFQKEDGSVWADLTGDGLDQKLLLRSDGTSVYMTQDIGTAEQRFNQYHMDQMIYVVGNEQNYHFQVLKLVLDKLGFHWSKKIKHLSYGMVELPNGKMKSREGTVVDADDLMEEMFQTARDMSEELGKLEGLSEEEKNDIVNIIGLGALKYFILKVDPKKNMTFNPAESIDFNGNTGPFIQYAYARIQSLMRKAEEMDLILPETVKNTITINEKERELIKLVDDFPGVIREAGNALSPALIANYAYELVKEYNQFYHDFSILKEEDTDIRNLRLILSKVIGQTLFAAMKLMGINMPERM